A genomic window from Anthonomus grandis grandis chromosome 2, icAntGran1.3, whole genome shotgun sequence includes:
- the LOC126750527 gene encoding ankyrin repeat domain-containing protein 49-like gives MTDDSQFLVSGWEDDANDVDDSRNPSAIVEYKILEASENGDLETIKELLRQDPNLVHTTDKDNYTPLHRACYANNLEVVKYLVSNGANLSAKTEMQWEPLHSCCQWGNFKCAAVLIQHGANVNAVSEGGQTPLHIAATHGKNYDVIQMLLLHPYINPFIKNNSGETAADIARRSSKYYNVFDMADPLLSVNNIELLECKK, from the exons ATGACAGACGATTCACAATTTCTTGTAAGCGGCTGGGAAGATGATGCAAATGATGTTGACGATAGCAGAAACCCATCAG CCATTGTCGAATACAAAATCCTAGAGGCATCTGAAAATGGTGACTTAGAAACCATCAAAGAACTTCTCCGGCAGGACCCTAATTTGGTCCACACTACAGACAAAGACAACTACACTCCCTTACATCGTGCCTGTTACGCCAACAACTTGGAAGTTGTAAAATATCTTGTAAGCAATGGGGCCAACTTGTCTGCTAAAACAGAAATGCAATGGGAACCTTTACACTCTTGTTGCCAGTGGGGTAACTTTAAATGTGCCGCTGTGTTAATACAGCATGGGGCGAACGTTAATGCGGTGTCTGAAGGAG GTCAAACTCCATTGCATATTGCAGCTACTCACGGGAAGAATTATGATGTGATTCAAATGTTACTGTTGCACCCTTATATTAATCCTTTTATAAAGAATAACAGTGGGGAGACTGCGGCAGATATAGCCAGAAGGAGTTCTAAGTATTATAATGTGTTCGATATGGCCGATCCACTTTTGAGTGTTAATAACATTGA gttGCTTGAATGTAAGAAGTAA